Proteins from a genomic interval of Musa acuminata AAA Group cultivar baxijiao chromosome BXJ1-9, Cavendish_Baxijiao_AAA, whole genome shotgun sequence:
- the LOC103999122 gene encoding kinesin-like protein KIN-12F, with amino-acid sequence MLKDLRTFRQSSSSSRAPTPETNNENLPPVDPCDSSSSRLESDPSRPPLLAIQEPVQNPKIGFDQGAILRGKPEATTSKNHTKGSDLPGLPFRTPERMVARHRLSLCPKSQPGVIGRETDDDSSYRGPGNQFPPLSRGGRLGLGDEHGLTTTLTSKTAAKASSMQSDCSSTQSTPTKSAIRLANYGFGKSRPPISAGTRTMSLGVTSRPTQISSIPPVVDSVEVPHFELQEDPSFWMDNNVQVAIRVRPLNSTEKSLQDFRRCLKQESAHNITWIGQPETRFTFDYVACETINQEMLFRVAGLPMVENCMSGYNSCVFAYGQTGSGKTYTMLGEIGELEVEPNLNRGIIPRIFEFLFARIKVEEESRRDEKLKYSCKCSFLEIYSEQINDLLVPSSSNLLLREDIRKGVYVENLTEYVVKNVNDILKLLRLGAANRKVAATNMNHESSRSHSVFTCTIESRWEKDLTVNSRFAKLNLVDLAGSERQKTSGAEGERLKEAANINKSLSTLGHVIMVLADMAHGKQRHVPYRDSKLTFLLQDSLGGNSKTMIIANVSPSICSANETLSTLKFARRARLIQNNAVINEDASEDVIALRHQIRLLKEELSVLKRQNVSRSLSFRSAIFEDSKGEFCDASAIEKLPEVTKTNADELQTDGLNSLKSLESILAGALRREKMADTTIKQLEAEIKQLNCLVHQREEESRSNKMMLKFQEDKIFRLEKLSECQVPIDSYLLEEKHALSEEVQLLRARVDRNPEVTRFALENVRLLDQLQRFQDFYGGEREYLLAEVSELRNKLMRVLDAKAELHNLQKSDMETQLNETYQELESCRCDLQSCLERNQRLTRETSNLHVESKNCSSADSYQYISAAHQKNELLSESSQTDSQVSEKRIECSHEHVMKHKEEILNLQLELDILKIILAEEKSSRTEVEESANYTNNELKSANRRVLYMSKQYEDIENELKDARSIIERLKLENILLVNEMEDAKKKSNQQVELLKKKVQEISLLRSQLDSPSSEVEKLSLLQEEPKGVPSEHHENADFHLQMKLRRMQASLEKTRDLNISFQSDQVSQTSLEQEMEEIRRQVEIETAEAIICLQEELVVLQNQADGSKRNESITKQSLMALETKLKELQIQLCLVMQENKKLGDLVIEKDRELRSLTEDWERLAYDIADVLADGNTSLEEATDQVVSMSDCFLQRSWIGEQVGRMIRSLSERDLVIEELQKCLEEAYNTRCDIEWKLRSLRGATLAIYEAQQLENNEKEREILRLTSEITDKMFNINQLENRIKDNDEQIKKAQLGATVAFVTVNKLSEKNKAHLQEIEHVKFLLDESKEVVSEKDTLLNHQISMRADAEKKIQDLSTQLVQYQEHIAELLKISQNQERAQELEQLKKEEDVVLTAEAENFPEVKRTIDEFTCTSDSSGNVDGPAEVQSSEKYTSGSAYYIAKDHVI; translated from the exons ATGTTGAAGGATTTGAGGACATTTCGCCAAAGTTCGAGCTCCAGCAGGGCTCCCACCCCCGAGACTAATAATGAAAACCTCCCCCCGGTGGATCCATGCGATTCGTCGTCCTCGCGGTTGGAATCCGATCCATCTCGGCCTCCTCTGCTAGCGATCCAGGAGCCGGTGCAGAACCCCAAGATCGGGTTCGATCAAGGCGCGATTTTGAGAGGAAAACCGGAAGCAACGACCTCCAAGAACCATACCAAGGGTTCGGATTTGCCTGGCTTGCCGTTTCGCACCCCAGAGAGAATGGTAGCTCGGCACAGGCTCAGCTTGTGCCCGAAGAGTCAGCCTGGAGTGATCGGTAGGGAGACTGATGACGATTCTAGCTACAGAGGTCCTGGAAACCAATTCCCGCCGCTGAGCCGTGGCGGAAGATTAGGCCTCGGGGATGAACACGGCTTGACTACTACCCTTACGTCTAAGACGGCTGCGAAGGCATCGTCCATGCAATCGGATTGCAGTTCCACTCAGAGCACTCCGACGAAGAGTGCTATCAGGCTTGCCAACTATGGGTTCGGCAAATCCCGCCCTCCAATTAGTGCAGGGACTCGAACAATGAGCCTTGGAGTGACATCAAGACCGACACAGATTTCGTCCATTCCTCCTGTTGTGGATTCAGTTGAAGTTCCTCACTTCGAACTCCAAGAGGATCCATCATTCTGGATGGACAACAATGTGCAG GTTGCAATTCGTGTTCGTCCTCTCAATAGCACAGAGAAAAGCCTGCAAGATTTTCGCAGATGCTTGAAGCAAGAAAGTGCTCATAACATAACTTGGATTGGGCAACCAGAGACCCGATTCACATTTGACTATGTAGCATGTGAAACAATAAATCAG GAGATGCTTTTCCGAGTTGCTGGTCTGCCGATGGTTGAGAATTGCATGTCTGGATATAATAGTTGTGTGTTTGCATATGGACag ACCGGAAGTGGGAAGACATATACAATGCTTGGTGAGATTGGAGAGCTGGAAGTGGAGCCTAACCTGAACCGTGGAATTATACCAAGAATATTTGAATTCTTGTTTGCAAGAATCAAAGTG GAGGAAGAAAGCAGGAGGGATGAAAAACTTAAGTATAGCTGCAAATGTTCCTTCCTTGAGATTTACAGTGAACAAATTAATGATCTTCTTGTCCCCTCATCCAGCAATCTGCTT TTGAGAGAAGATATCAGGAAGGGTGTCTATGTTGAAAATCTTACTGAATATGTAGTCAAGAATGTCAATGACATTCTTAAGCTTCTTAGACTG GGTGCTGCAAATAGGAAAGTGGCAGCTACAAATATGAATCATGAGAGCAGCCGTTCACACAGTGTTTTTACCTGTACAATAGAGAGTAGATGGGAGAAAGATTTGACAGTGAACTCACGTTTTGCAAAGCTAAATCTAGTGGATCTGGCTGGCTCAGAAAG GCAGAAAACTTCAGGTGCTGAGGGCGAACGCCTAAAGGAAGCTGCAAACATCAACAAATCCTTATCAACACTTGG TCATGTTATAATGGTTCTCGCTGATATGGCTCATGGGAAGCAAAGACATGTTCCATACAGGGATTCGAAACTTACGTTTCTTCTTCAA GATTCTCTTGGTGGCAACTCCAAAACTATGATTATTGCAAATGTCAGCCCTTCAATATG CTCTGCTAATGAGACTCTAAGTACCCTTAAATTTGCTCGGCGCGCAAGACTCATTCAGAACAAT GCTGTTATAAATGAAGATGCTTCAGAAGATGTTATCGCATTGCGGCACCAAATACGTTTATTAAAG GAGGAACTTTCAGTTCTAAAGCGTCAAAATGTCTCCAGATCTCTATCATTTCGTTCAGCAATTTTTGAAGACTCTAAGGGTGAATTTTGTGATGCTTCTGCAATAGAGAAGTTGCCAGAAGTTACTAAAACAAACGCTGATGAGTTGCAGACTGATGGTTTGAACAGT TTAAAATCATTGGAGTCAATCTTGGCTGGTGCATTGCGAAGAGAAAAAATGGCAGATACTACAATTAAGCAACTCGAAGCTGAAATTAAGCAGTTGAATTGCCTG GTTCATCAAAGAGAGGAAGAAAGTCGAAGCAATAAAATGATGCTTAAGTTTCAAGAAGACAAGATTTTCCGTTTGGAAAAACTTTCAGAATGCCAAGTGCCAATTGACTCATACTTACTGGAAGAAAAACATGCCCTTTCTGAAGAGGTACAATTGCTTCGTGCCAGAGTTGACAGGAATCCCGAAGTGACACGCTTTGCATTGGAAAATGTCAGGCTCTTAGACCAACTGCAAAG GTTCCAGGACTTCTACGGAGGAGAAAGAGAATATTTGTTAGCTGAAGTATCCGAGTTACGCAACAAG CTTATGCGAGtgcttgatgcaaaagctgaactTCATAATCTCCAAAAGTCAGATATGGAAACCCAG TTAAACGAGACCTATCAAGAATTAGAAAGCTGCAGGTGTGACCTTCAATCTTGCTTAGAAAGAAATCAAAGACTCACTAg GGAGACGAGCAATCTGCATGTTGAATCAAAGAACTGTAGCTCTGCAGACAGTTACCAATATATCAGTGCTGCACATCAGAAAAAT GAACTGTTATCAGAATCATCCCAAACAGATTCTCAGGTCTCTGAAAAGAGGATAGAATGCTCGCACGAACATGTAATGAAGCATAAAGAGGAAATTTTAAATTTACAGCTGGAGTTGGATATACTGAAAATCATCCTTGCAGAGGAGAAGTCATCTCGTACAGAAGTAGAGGAAAGCGCTAATTACACAAATAATGAGCTCAAATCAGCAAATAGAAGGGTTTTATATATGAGTAAGCAGTATGAAGACATAGAAAATGAATTGAAAGATGCAAGATCCATCATTGAGAGGCTTAAATTAGAAAACATCCTTCTGGTGAATGAGATGGAAGATGCAAAGAAAAAGAGCAACCAGCAAGTGGAGCTTCTAAAGAAAAAAGTGCAGGAGATATCCCTACTGAGAAGCCAACTTGACAGTCCTTCGAGTGAGGTAGAAAAACTATCCCTTCTCCAAGAGGAGCCAAAAGGTGTTCCTTCTGAACATCATGAAAATGCAGACTTCCATTTGCAAATGAAACTGAGAAGAATGCAAGCTTCTCTAGAAAAGACAAGAGATTTGAACATAAGCTTCCAAAGTGATCAGGTGTCACAAACATCTCTTGAACAAGAAATGGAGGAAATCCGTAGACAGGTTGAGATTGAGACTGCTGAGGCAATTATATGCTTGCAAGAGGAACTTGTAGTACTTCAAAATCAGGCAGATGGCAGCAAAAGAAATGAATCTATCACTAAGCAAAGCCTGATGGCATTAGAAACCAAATTGAAAGAGCTACAAATACAGCTATGTCTGGTGATGCAGGAGAACAAAAAGCTTGGAGACTTGGTTATAGAGAAAGACAGGGAATTAAGATCATTGACCGAAGATTGGGAAAGATTAGCATATGATATTGCTGATGTCCTTGCTGATGGAAATACATCCCTTGAAGAAGCTACTGATCAGGTTGTTTCCATGTCTGACTGCTTTCTGCAAAGGAGTTGGATAGGTGAGCAGGTTGGGAGGATGATAAGGAGTCTTTCCGAAAGAGATCTGGTTATTGAAGAACTTCAGAAATGCTTGGAGGAGGCATATAATACTAGGTGTGATATAGAGTGGAAGTTGAGGTCATTAAGGGGAGCAACACTTGCTATATATGAAGCTCAACAGCTGGAGAATaatgaaaaagaaagagagattcTTCGATTGACCTCAGAGATAACAGATAAGATGTTTAATATAAACCAATTAGAAAACCGGATTAAAGATAATGATGAGCAAATTAAGAAAGCTCAGTTAGGTGCAACTGTTGCGTTCGTGACTGTAAACAAGTTATCTGAGAAGAATAAAGCACATCTTCAGGAGATTGAGCATGTAAAATTTCTGCTTGATGAGTCTAAAGAAGTTGTTTCAGAGAAGGACACACTCCTAAATCACCAAATTTCTATGCGTGCTGATGCTGAGAAAAAAATTCAAGACCTTAGCACACAATTGGTGCAATATCAGGAGCACATTGCTGAACTACTAAAGATTTCTCAAAACCAGGAAAGAGCACAAGAATTGGAACAACTGAAAAAGGAAGAGGATGTCGTGTTAACTGCCGAGGCAGAAAATTTTCCTGAAGTTAAAAGAACTATAGATGAGTTTACTTGTACAAGTGACTCTTCTGGAAATGTTGATGGCCCGGCAGAAGTGCAGAGTTCTGAAAAATATACTTCTGGAAGTGCATACTACATTGCTAAGGACCATGTAATATAA